In one Nocardioides luteus genomic region, the following are encoded:
- a CDS encoding glycosyltransferase family 2 protein: MQASVALVLVSHNGAGWLPTVIDGIRNQQAPVSFAVTIDTGSTDRSVEILEETFAQVVKLPASTTFADAANEALRILHQAAQPPEWIWFLHDDSTPDPHALATLLNAAEEYPEADILGPKIREWPSLRRMLELGVSISVTGNRETGLERGEYDQGQHDEVRRVLAVNTAGMLIRREVLEYLGGFDKHLPVLGTDMDLGWRAANAGFTTIAVPDAVVFHVEAAHRGVRKTQLTGRRIHYQERRAALYTLLVNGRPGTLALWMVRFFFQTLWRMLGFVLVRDPGAALDDLAALGWIYGHTGQIMLAKRRRRKQAHADKDTVKALLPPPWLPYRHGLDFVSDVATAVTLQASDIAERRQMAQAEADPASFAAKRQAERAQLEEDEIPAETGWLVRLFTNPVAVLLVVVGILGVIGARAALGGVAGSGLGPTPQNVGDWWQLQFESWHALSQGTGVPAPPHVFPLAVLATILGGNPSLAVTAVMLLSFPIALGGAWRLLRVAGRLISHLGAPRWLLLWGATAYALVPYVSGAFGDGRIGAVVVGAVLPWLAHAALGFSDPVADRRWRAGWRTGLLLTVITAFAPMAFLVAAVFAAVIFIAVRRLMPAVLTDRDQWGPPAAAIATPVALLIPWWLPLIFSGGWAGLLLDPGRLPAPAAGGFDLLVGRLTGLDGADLGAPWWLGLALPLLAVLALIPSRTRIPVLVCWIGAVATAVVTMLLSWIPVQLDAGIARVGWGFPLVAIQGFAVVAAVLGAQGAILDGLSGLRKVMVGAAAAVAAVGVVGSLGWFVYAGSGDLTDNTRALGHTGVPSYMLDPTSTTLGPEDGVLVLRGSVDEGIRYAVLRNDGITLGEDEIAQVAGGSDELTGVVRRLAADPDDAVIGDLAAQGVAYIVMPGPADSSVAEGIDASGSVTQASTVERSTRAWLLDSEPSDPGVTESQSIIRTILLVLAGIGLFVVLVLCLPTLIQRRESA; encoded by the coding sequence GTGCAAGCGTCGGTCGCTCTCGTCCTCGTCTCTCATAACGGCGCCGGCTGGCTTCCGACCGTCATCGACGGGATCCGGAACCAGCAGGCTCCGGTGAGCTTTGCCGTCACGATCGACACCGGCTCGACCGACAGGTCGGTCGAGATCCTGGAGGAGACCTTCGCCCAGGTGGTCAAGCTCCCGGCGTCGACGACGTTCGCGGATGCGGCCAACGAGGCGCTCAGGATCCTCCACCAGGCGGCGCAGCCGCCCGAGTGGATCTGGTTCCTCCACGACGACTCCACCCCCGACCCGCACGCGCTCGCGACGCTGCTCAACGCGGCCGAGGAATACCCGGAGGCCGACATCCTCGGCCCCAAGATCCGGGAATGGCCCTCGCTGCGCCGGATGCTCGAGCTGGGTGTCTCGATCTCCGTCACCGGAAACCGCGAGACCGGCCTGGAGCGGGGCGAGTACGACCAGGGCCAGCACGACGAGGTACGCCGCGTCCTGGCCGTCAACACCGCCGGCATGCTGATCCGGCGCGAGGTCCTCGAATACCTCGGTGGCTTCGACAAGCACCTCCCGGTCCTCGGCACCGACATGGACCTCGGCTGGCGGGCCGCCAACGCCGGCTTCACGACCATCGCCGTGCCGGACGCGGTCGTCTTCCACGTGGAGGCGGCCCACCGCGGCGTACGCAAGACGCAGCTGACCGGGCGCCGGATCCACTACCAGGAGCGGCGGGCGGCGCTCTACACCCTGCTCGTCAACGGCCGTCCGGGCACCTTGGCGCTGTGGATGGTCAGGTTCTTCTTCCAGACCCTGTGGCGGATGCTCGGCTTCGTCCTCGTCCGTGACCCCGGGGCGGCGCTCGACGACCTGGCCGCGCTCGGCTGGATCTACGGCCACACCGGCCAGATCATGCTCGCCAAGCGACGCCGCCGGAAGCAGGCCCACGCCGACAAGGACACCGTCAAGGCGCTGCTGCCTCCGCCCTGGCTGCCCTACCGGCACGGTCTCGACTTCGTCTCCGACGTCGCCACCGCGGTCACCCTGCAGGCCTCCGACATCGCCGAACGGCGTCAGATGGCCCAGGCCGAGGCCGACCCGGCCTCCTTCGCCGCGAAGCGGCAGGCCGAGCGGGCCCAGCTCGAGGAGGACGAGATCCCGGCCGAGACCGGATGGCTGGTGCGTCTGTTCACCAACCCGGTCGCGGTGCTCCTGGTCGTCGTCGGCATCCTCGGAGTCATCGGCGCCCGCGCGGCGCTCGGTGGTGTGGCCGGCAGCGGTCTCGGTCCCACGCCCCAGAACGTCGGCGACTGGTGGCAGCTGCAGTTCGAGTCCTGGCACGCGCTGTCGCAGGGCACGGGCGTGCCCGCTCCGCCGCACGTCTTCCCGCTGGCGGTGCTCGCCACGATCCTCGGTGGCAACCCGAGCCTGGCCGTCACCGCGGTGATGCTGCTCAGCTTCCCGATCGCGCTCGGCGGTGCCTGGCGATTGCTGCGGGTCGCCGGCCGGCTGATCAGCCACCTCGGCGCCCCGCGCTGGCTGCTGCTGTGGGGTGCGACGGCCTACGCCCTGGTTCCCTACGTCAGCGGCGCCTTCGGCGACGGTCGGATCGGCGCGGTCGTGGTGGGCGCGGTCCTGCCCTGGCTGGCGCACGCCGCTCTCGGGTTCAGCGACCCCGTCGCCGACCGCCGCTGGCGGGCCGGCTGGCGCACCGGTCTGCTGCTGACCGTCATCACCGCGTTCGCGCCGATGGCCTTCCTCGTCGCAGCCGTCTTCGCGGCCGTCATCTTCATCGCCGTACGCCGGCTGATGCCCGCCGTGCTCACCGACCGCGACCAGTGGGGCCCGCCGGCCGCGGCCATCGCGACGCCGGTCGCCCTGCTGATCCCGTGGTGGCTGCCGCTGATCTTCTCCGGCGGCTGGGCCGGCCTGCTGCTCGACCCGGGCCGGCTGCCGGCCCCGGCCGCCGGCGGCTTCGACCTGCTCGTGGGCCGCCTGACCGGGCTCGACGGTGCCGACCTCGGCGCCCCGTGGTGGCTGGGCCTGGCACTGCCGCTGCTGGCGGTGCTCGCGCTGATCCCGAGCCGCACCCGCATCCCGGTGCTGGTCTGCTGGATCGGCGCGGTCGCGACGGCCGTCGTCACCATGCTGCTGTCCTGGATCCCGGTCCAGCTCGACGCCGGCATCGCCCGGGTCGGCTGGGGATTCCCGCTGGTCGCCATCCAGGGCTTCGCCGTGGTGGCTGCGGTGCTGGGGGCCCAGGGCGCCATCCTCGACGGCCTGAGCGGGCTGCGGAAGGTCATGGTCGGCGCGGCTGCCGCGGTCGCCGCCGTCGGTGTGGTCGGCAGCCTCGGCTGGTTCGTCTACGCCGGTTCCGGCGACCTCACCGACAACACCCGCGCCCTCGGTCACACCGGGGTGCCGTCCTACATGCTCGACCCGACCTCGACCACGCTCGGACCCGAGGACGGCGTCCTCGTGCTGCGCGGCTCGGTCGACGAGGGCATCCGCTACGCCGTCCTGCGCAACGACGGGATCACCCTCGGTGAGGACGAGATCGCGCAGGTCGCCGGTGGCTCCGACGAGCTCACCGGAGTCGTACGCCGCCTGGCCGCCGATCCCGACGATGCGGTGATCGGTGACCTGGCCGCCCAGGGCGTCGCCTACATCGTGATGCCCGGGCCGGCCGACTCCTCCGTCGCCGAGGGCATCGACGCCTCCGGCTCGGTGACCCAGGCGAGCACCGTCGAGCGCTCGACGCGTGCCTGGCTGCTCGACTCCGAGCCGAGCGACCCGGGCGTGACCGAGTCGCAGTCCATCATCCGTACGATCCTGTTGGTCCTGGCCGGTATCGGGCTGTTCGTGGTCCTGGTCCTGTGCCTGCCGACGCTGATCCAGAGGAGGGAGTCGGCATGA
- a CDS encoding DUF5719 family protein: MSHSRDPYDRSHDPQTDDVYGQEPWMLDPYADPYAAGQTAPEGYTPEQLYAQEPYVPGPETGQMLAQTGYPPAYEGEYQTGDYQTGSYQTGGYQTGEFQGAFEPQFEAWPTADEMRTAEPEPEPERAKGGRMAAAAAAAAAARPRLRRVRRQRGRRLDNTALVALGLIGAMAVALLLNRPHQWEQPTLAAESSAPKAATVVCPGKPKSGQDQLAVTNATDGSGEVSLSGPGAGKGAQAAAASGKVTAASVKPGSVVVKAGKEVAPGLVAGRSTAKPLAATGCVAPQAEAWFPGVGAGATHNSVLELTNPNSGAATVDISLYDEKGVVAVPEDLRGVAIPGNTTRTFDLLHVIPRKGELSLKTTVVRGQAGVMVRDRAVALETGATKEDYFPGQSTPAETNLLVGYPNNSASRTLTVVNPGDAQVSAELRLLTPKNVLTPEGAPEISVPPNGQAQVDLTKLLGKDNADDAYGVEIVATGPVTTAMRSVDRGDVAITTATETVSKATAVVVPVGPSVDKKRVVIAGPVAKTGSSGTVKIVPMTAKGKALKAKSVEVGPGLGAEIDVPAEAALIQLVPEGVEVNAAVVMSGEGDAVVPFRPLRSEVRTAGVAPGLPLPLKP; encoded by the coding sequence ATGAGTCACTCACGTGACCCCTACGACCGCTCGCACGATCCGCAGACCGACGACGTCTACGGCCAGGAGCCGTGGATGCTGGACCCCTACGCCGACCCGTATGCCGCGGGCCAGACGGCGCCGGAGGGTTACACGCCCGAGCAGCTCTATGCCCAGGAGCCCTACGTGCCCGGCCCCGAGACGGGACAGATGCTCGCCCAGACGGGCTACCCGCCGGCGTACGAAGGCGAGTATCAGACCGGTGACTACCAGACCGGCAGCTATCAGACCGGCGGCTATCAGACCGGTGAGTTCCAGGGTGCCTTCGAGCCGCAGTTCGAGGCATGGCCGACCGCCGACGAGATGCGGACGGCGGAGCCGGAGCCCGAGCCGGAGCGCGCCAAGGGCGGCCGGATGGCGGCTGCCGCCGCGGCAGCAGCCGCAGCGCGGCCCCGGCTGCGCCGCGTACGCAGGCAGCGTGGGCGCCGCCTCGACAACACCGCTCTGGTGGCGCTCGGCCTGATCGGGGCGATGGCCGTGGCGCTGCTGCTCAACCGGCCCCACCAGTGGGAGCAGCCGACGCTCGCCGCCGAGAGCAGCGCGCCGAAGGCGGCCACCGTGGTGTGTCCCGGCAAGCCGAAGTCCGGTCAGGACCAACTCGCCGTCACCAACGCGACCGACGGTTCCGGCGAGGTCTCGCTCAGCGGCCCGGGTGCCGGCAAGGGCGCTCAGGCCGCCGCGGCGTCCGGCAAGGTGACCGCCGCATCCGTCAAGCCCGGCTCGGTCGTGGTGAAGGCGGGCAAGGAGGTCGCCCCCGGTCTGGTCGCCGGACGCTCGACGGCCAAGCCGCTCGCGGCCACGGGCTGCGTGGCTCCGCAGGCCGAGGCGTGGTTCCCCGGCGTCGGTGCCGGCGCCACTCACAACTCGGTCCTCGAGCTCACCAACCCCAACAGCGGCGCGGCCACCGTCGACATCTCGCTCTACGACGAGAAGGGTGTGGTGGCGGTCCCCGAGGACCTGCGCGGCGTCGCGATCCCCGGCAACACCACCCGCACCTTCGACCTGCTGCACGTGATTCCCCGCAAGGGTGAGCTGTCCCTGAAGACCACGGTCGTACGTGGCCAGGCCGGCGTGATGGTGCGCGACCGCGCCGTCGCGCTCGAGACCGGGGCCACGAAGGAGGACTACTTCCCGGGCCAGTCGACGCCGGCCGAGACCAACCTGCTGGTCGGCTACCCCAACAACTCCGCGAGCCGCACGCTCACCGTCGTCAACCCGGGCGACGCCCAGGTCAGCGCCGAGCTGCGCCTGCTCACGCCGAAGAACGTGCTCACCCCGGAGGGCGCCCCGGAGATCAGCGTGCCGCCCAACGGCCAGGCGCAGGTCGACCTGACCAAGCTGCTCGGCAAGGACAACGCCGACGACGCCTACGGTGTCGAGATCGTCGCCACCGGCCCGGTCACTACCGCGATGCGCTCGGTCGACCGCGGCGACGTCGCGATCACCACAGCCACCGAGACCGTCTCGAAGGCGACCGCCGTGGTCGTCCCGGTCGGTCCCAGCGTCGACAAGAAGCGGGTCGTGATCGCCGGCCCGGTCGCCAAGACCGGGAGCAGCGGCACCGTCAAGATCGTCCCGATGACCGCGAAGGGCAAGGCGCTCAAGGCCAAGTCCGTCGAGGTCGGCCCCGGGCTGGGCGCCGAGATCGACGTGCCCGCGGAGGCCGCGCTGATCCAGCTGGTGCCTGAGGGTGTCGAGGTCAATGCCGCCGTGGTGATGAGCGGGGAGGGCGATGCGGTCGTACCGTTCCGTCCGCTGCGCTCGGAGGTACGCACCGCCGGGGTTGCTCCGGGGTTGCCGTTGCCGTTGAAGCCCTGA
- a CDS encoding metallopeptidase family protein has product MTRHRDRHGRGRRGPIAVPTDPKVPVLRTRRERFDDIALGIVTEIDGRWQSRLGLIEYAVEESPDIPKEWTVDDHIPLGSLERGSGADPARLVIYRRPIEHRCHTRAEVEAMVLMVVVEQVADLLGIDAEDVDPRYQP; this is encoded by the coding sequence ATGACCAGGCACAGGGATCGACATGGCCGTGGAAGACGCGGACCGATCGCCGTCCCGACCGACCCGAAGGTCCCGGTCCTGCGCACCCGGCGCGAGCGCTTCGACGACATCGCGCTCGGGATCGTCACCGAGATCGACGGTCGCTGGCAGTCGCGGCTCGGCCTGATCGAGTACGCCGTCGAGGAGTCGCCCGACATCCCGAAGGAATGGACCGTCGACGACCACATCCCGCTGGGTTCGCTGGAGCGCGGCTCCGGCGCCGACCCGGCGCGCCTGGTGATCTACCGGCGACCGATCGAGCACCGCTGCCACACCCGCGCCGAGGTCGAGGCGATGGTGCTCATGGTCGTGGTGGAGCAGGTCGCCGACCTGCTCGGGATCGACGCCGAGGATGTTGATCCTCGCTATCAGCCCTGA
- a CDS encoding DUF3499 domain-containing protein yields MYASLTARLASGEYGSLVTARRCSRTACQRQAVCTLTYVYADQTAVLGPLATYAEPHAYDLCEEHAERLSAPRGWEVVRLAREPVDPQPKGDDLLALADAVREAARPPAPAPRGPAGTTGPDEADAPGSSDGQARPGGTRRGHLRVLTSE; encoded by the coding sequence ATGTACGCGAGCCTAACTGCGCGGCTGGCGTCAGGGGAGTACGGTTCACTCGTGACTGCTCGTCGTTGTTCGCGAACCGCCTGCCAGCGCCAAGCCGTCTGCACGCTCACCTATGTGTACGCCGACCAGACGGCCGTCCTCGGCCCGCTGGCGACCTATGCCGAGCCGCATGCCTACGACCTGTGCGAGGAGCACGCCGAGCGCCTCTCCGCGCCCCGGGGCTGGGAGGTCGTCCGGCTGGCCCGTGAGCCCGTCGACCCGCAGCCGAAGGGTGATGACCTGCTCGCGCTGGCCGACGCCGTGCGTGAGGCCGCCCGCCCGCCGGCTCCCGCTCCCCGAGGACCCGCCGGCACCACCGGGCCGGACGAGGCCGACGCCCCCGGATCGAGCGACGGCCAGGCTCGCCCCGGGGGCACCCGCCGCGGCCACCTCCGCGTGCTGACGTCCGAGTAG
- a CDS encoding phosphomannomutase/phosphoglucomutase: protein MPERVDPDVANAVFKAYDVRGTVPDQIDENLARLAGRAFVHVVGASGGEIVVGHDMRPSSPALSGAFAEGATEAGADVTMIGLASTDELYFASGHLGLPGAMFTASHNPAQYNGIKLCRANAVPVGAESGLDEIRDLVISGAAPLAQVAGSISETDVLEAYAAHLLSLAPVKGRRLTVVADAGNGMAGHTAPAVFGRLGEEAVELIPMYFELDGTFPNHEANPLDSTTLVDLQAKVRETGADAGLAFDGDADRCFLVDERGEVVSPSAITALIAERALVQEPGATIIHNLITSRAVPEIVAELGGTPVRTRVGHSYIKAVMAESGAAFGGEHSGHFYFRDFWRADSGMLAALHVLGALAESDKPLSELLAAYARYPMSGEINSTVPDQAATVAEIERAYAGRDGVTVDKLDGLTLSHADWSFNVRASNTEPLLRLNAEGKDTLTMERVRDEALAIIRKDNPA, encoded by the coding sequence ATGCCGGAGAGAGTCGACCCCGACGTCGCCAACGCCGTGTTCAAGGCGTACGACGTCCGTGGCACCGTCCCTGACCAGATCGACGAGAACCTCGCCCGACTCGCCGGGCGGGCCTTCGTCCACGTCGTCGGCGCCAGCGGCGGCGAGATCGTGGTCGGCCACGACATGCGTCCCAGCTCGCCCGCGCTCTCCGGGGCCTTCGCCGAGGGCGCGACCGAGGCCGGCGCCGACGTGACGATGATCGGGCTGGCCTCGACCGACGAGCTCTACTTCGCCTCCGGCCACCTCGGCCTGCCGGGCGCGATGTTCACCGCCAGCCACAACCCGGCGCAGTACAACGGCATCAAGCTGTGCCGGGCCAACGCGGTCCCGGTCGGCGCCGAGAGCGGGCTCGACGAGATCCGCGACCTGGTCATCTCCGGGGCGGCCCCGCTCGCCCAGGTCGCCGGCAGCATCAGCGAGACCGACGTGCTCGAGGCGTACGCCGCGCACCTGCTCTCCCTGGCTCCGGTCAAGGGCCGCAGGCTCACCGTCGTCGCCGACGCCGGCAACGGCATGGCCGGCCACACCGCACCGGCGGTCTTCGGCCGTCTGGGCGAGGAGGCCGTCGAGCTGATCCCGATGTACTTCGAGCTCGACGGCACCTTCCCCAACCACGAGGCCAACCCGCTCGACTCGACCACGCTGGTCGACCTGCAGGCCAAGGTGCGCGAGACCGGCGCCGACGCCGGCCTGGCCTTCGACGGTGACGCCGACCGCTGCTTCCTGGTCGACGAGCGGGGCGAGGTGGTCAGCCCGAGCGCGATCACCGCCCTGATCGCCGAACGTGCCCTGGTCCAGGAGCCGGGCGCGACGATCATCCACAACCTGATCACCTCCCGCGCCGTCCCCGAGATCGTCGCCGAGCTCGGCGGCACCCCGGTGCGCACCCGTGTCGGCCACTCCTACATCAAGGCCGTGATGGCCGAGTCCGGGGCCGCCTTCGGTGGTGAGCACAGCGGTCACTTCTACTTCCGCGACTTCTGGCGCGCAGACTCCGGCATGCTCGCGGCGCTGCACGTCCTCGGCGCCCTCGCCGAGTCCGACAAGCCGCTGAGCGAGCTGCTGGCCGCGTACGCCCGCTACCCGATGAGCGGCGAGATCAACTCGACCGTGCCCGACCAGGCCGCGACCGTGGCCGAGATCGAGAGGGCGTACGCAGGGCGCGACGGTGTCACCGTCGACAAGCTCGACGGACTGACCCTCTCCCACGCCGACTGGTCCTTCAACGTCCGCGCCTCCAACACCGAGCCGTTGCTGCGGCTCAACGCGGAGGGCAAGGACACACTCACCATGGAGCGCGTGCGCGACGAGGCGCTCGCCATCATCCGAAAGGACAATCCCGCATGA
- a CDS encoding Trm112 family protein, whose translation MSALGLSEKLLEIIVCPQCHGDLLPVEADSELVCQGECGLAYPVRDGIPVLLIDEARPTKGE comes from the coding sequence ATGAGCGCCTTGGGCCTGAGCGAGAAGCTGCTCGAGATCATCGTCTGCCCGCAGTGCCACGGCGACCTGCTGCCCGTCGAGGCTGACAGCGAGCTGGTCTGCCAGGGGGAGTGCGGCCTGGCCTATCCCGTACGTGACGGCATCCCCGTCCTGCTCATCGACGAGGCCCGTCCGACCAAGGGCGAGTGA
- a CDS encoding SIS domain-containing protein produces the protein MTWFDESRLDDERALAGIDLLLRSLAESGARVRREAAGAAEPLQEAVRRAAESGRPRAVVAAGPDSRLLRAVLEPYCPVPFVAWPAPGLPGWAGSLDLVVVLAPTGADPGEASAAAEAVRRGAQLVVAAPENSLVAQHAEGRDSTLLPVEGGDTLAMAILMLTYLNSVGLGPEADAGKVADALDDVATACSPHRDISVNPGKILAISLADSLPVVWGGSVLAARAARRVAESLRRASGRGAIAGDADDLLPVLEAARPRNVFDDPFAEEQSSVRPVLVILDDGATDPIMVEQRRSLTEAADARGVRVEVVEANASTEVARYASLLLQGTYSAEYLRLGLVNDG, from the coding sequence ATGACCTGGTTCGACGAGTCGAGGCTGGACGACGAGCGGGCGCTGGCCGGGATCGACCTGCTGCTGCGTTCGTTGGCCGAGTCCGGGGCCCGGGTCCGTCGCGAGGCGGCGGGCGCCGCAGAGCCCCTGCAGGAGGCCGTACGCCGCGCGGCAGAGTCCGGCCGACCCCGGGCCGTCGTCGCTGCGGGTCCCGACTCGCGCCTGCTGCGCGCCGTCCTCGAGCCGTACTGCCCGGTGCCGTTCGTCGCCTGGCCGGCCCCGGGCCTGCCGGGCTGGGCCGGAAGCCTGGATCTCGTGGTCGTGCTGGCCCCGACCGGCGCCGACCCGGGTGAGGCATCGGCCGCCGCCGAGGCCGTCCGCCGTGGCGCCCAGCTGGTCGTGGCGGCTCCGGAGAACTCGCTGGTCGCCCAGCACGCCGAGGGTCGCGACAGCACCCTGCTCCCGGTCGAGGGCGGCGACACGCTCGCGATGGCGATCCTGATGCTCACCTACCTCAACTCGGTCGGTCTCGGTCCGGAGGCCGACGCGGGCAAGGTGGCCGATGCGCTCGACGACGTCGCCACGGCCTGCTCTCCGCATCGCGACATCTCGGTCAACCCCGGCAAGATCCTGGCGATCTCGCTCGCCGACTCGCTCCCGGTCGTGTGGGGTGGCTCCGTCCTGGCCGCCCGCGCCGCCCGCCGGGTCGCGGAGAGCCTGCGCCGGGCCAGCGGCCGCGGTGCGATCGCCGGCGACGCCGACGACCTGCTCCCGGTCCTCGAGGCGGCGCGGCCGCGCAACGTCTTCGACGACCCCTTCGCCGAGGAGCAGTCGTCCGTACGTCCCGTCCTGGTCATCCTCGACGACGGCGCGACCGATCCGATCATGGTCGAGCAGCGACGCTCCCTCACCGAGGCCGCGGACGCCCGCGGCGTACGGGTGGAGGTCGTCGAGGCGAACGCGAGCACGGAGGTCGCCCGCTACGCGTCTCTGCTGCTCCAGGGAACATACTCCGCGGAGTATCTTCGTTTGGGTCTGGTCAACGACGGTTGA
- a CDS encoding substrate-binding periplasmic protein, translating to MNQTKFVVAGALAILGAIVFSGRLSDPAPSASDKASATVGGTLRIGVDSAEPAYYKVDGVAKGFDYQMARSVAEGMGAEAEFVEMDFNELHPALRAGKIDMIGAQVTKTEEGEREFDFSAPYFVTYVSFLAPKGSTIRSRDDVDGKSIAVVEGTVHERYLREQYEDVNIVKAPDAAAAVTSMRRGEADAFFYGAPYSASIIEDSPIPLTEPIVYQAQDAPIGFVVREGDERKQQIDGVIEDMVLSGEWLKIKTDYFEADPLSEVFKEKGV from the coding sequence ATGAACCAGACCAAGTTCGTCGTCGCCGGTGCCCTGGCGATCCTCGGCGCCATCGTCTTCAGCGGCCGGCTCTCCGATCCGGCCCCCTCTGCGAGCGACAAGGCGAGCGCCACGGTCGGCGGCACCCTTCGGATCGGTGTCGACAGCGCCGAGCCGGCCTACTACAAGGTCGACGGGGTCGCCAAGGGCTTCGACTACCAGATGGCGCGCAGCGTCGCCGAGGGCATGGGCGCGGAGGCGGAGTTCGTGGAGATGGACTTCAACGAGCTCCACCCGGCCCTTCGGGCGGGCAAGATCGACATGATCGGTGCCCAGGTCACCAAGACCGAGGAGGGGGAGCGGGAGTTCGACTTCAGCGCTCCCTACTTCGTGACGTACGTGTCCTTCCTCGCTCCCAAGGGGTCGACGATCCGGAGCCGCGACGACGTCGACGGCAAGAGCATCGCAGTCGTCGAGGGCACCGTCCACGAGCGTTACCTCCGGGAGCAGTACGAGGACGTGAACATCGTCAAGGCCCCGGATGCGGCGGCCGCGGTCACGTCGATGCGAAGGGGGGAGGCCGATGCGTTCTTCTACGGTGCTCCGTACTCCGCGTCGATCATCGAGGACTCGCCCATCCCGTTGACCGAGCCGATCGTCTACCAGGCCCAGGACGCCCCGATCGGGTTCGTTGTCCGCGAGGGCGACGAGCGCAAGCAGCAGATCGACGGCGTCATCGAGGACATGGTCCTCAGCGGGGAGTGGCTGAAGATCAAGACGGACTACTTCGAGGCGGATCCGCTCTCCGAGGTCTTCAAGGAAAAGGGCGTCTGA
- a CDS encoding substrate-binding periplasmic protein — MNHIKLVVAGALALLGVLVIGGYFADPAPKATEQESAAAGGTLRIGVDGTEPAYYKVDGVTKGFDYEMALGVAEGMGAKPEFVVMEFSDLFTALEAGEIDMIGAQVTETAERKQDFDFTAPYFVTYLSFLTPEDSTIKTRADINGKNIAVVEGTIHERYLDEQYENVNVIKAKDEDTAIKAIQDGKADAFFYDAPYTTPIIARWQDRFPLKEAIVYPADDAPIGFVMQKGDGRKDQVDEVLEQMILDGEWLKIKKEYFKEYPLSEVFKDKGA; from the coding sequence ATGAACCACATCAAGCTTGTCGTCGCCGGCGCCCTGGCCCTCCTGGGGGTCCTCGTCATCGGTGGCTATTTTGCCGACCCGGCACCGAAGGCGACCGAACAGGAGAGTGCCGCGGCTGGCGGCACTCTGCGGATCGGCGTGGACGGCACCGAGCCGGCCTACTACAAGGTCGACGGCGTCACCAAGGGTTTCGACTACGAGATGGCGCTCGGTGTCGCCGAAGGCATGGGTGCCAAGCCGGAGTTCGTCGTGATGGAGTTCAGTGACCTCTTCACCGCGCTCGAGGCCGGCGAGATCGACATGATCGGCGCTCAGGTCACCGAGACCGCGGAGCGGAAGCAGGACTTCGACTTCACGGCTCCCTACTTCGTGACGTACCTGTCCTTCCTCACCCCGGAGGACTCCACGATCAAGACGCGCGCCGACATCAACGGCAAGAACATCGCGGTCGTCGAGGGCACCATCCACGAGCGCTACCTCGACGAGCAGTACGAGAACGTCAACGTCATCAAGGCCAAGGACGAGGACACCGCGATCAAGGCGATCCAGGACGGCAAGGCGGACGCGTTCTTCTACGACGCCCCCTACACAACGCCGATCATCGCTCGCTGGCAGGACAGGTTCCCGCTGAAGGAGGCGATCGTCTACCCGGCCGACGACGCCCCGATCGGCTTCGTCATGCAGAAGGGCGACGGGCGCAAGGACCAGGTCGACGAGGTTCTCGAGCAGATGATCCTCGACGGGGAGTGGCTGAAGATCAAGAAGGAGTACTTCAAGGAGTACCCGCTCTCGGAGGTCTTCAAGGACAAGGGCGCCTGA
- a CDS encoding substrate-binding periplasmic protein, giving the protein MKSLKFILAGAVTLLVILIVVSNTVETTGPSSARRSSAADDGALKIGVLDSRPVYYHEGSSAKGFDYEMALGVTQSLGIKPEFVPMDFADLFTALDAGDIDMIASQVSVTEEREKVYDFSHPYFVTYLSFTTPKDSPIKKLKDVNGTRVAIVDGTAQESILKARFPKAEIVKRKNEAAALEAVASGKADSFFYDAPFTEGLIKSAPIPMEERIVYPSDKAPIAFVFRKGDGLKDQADDAIDEMIVDGTWLRIKTDYFREYPLSERFREQGVE; this is encoded by the coding sequence ATGAAATCCCTGAAGTTCATCCTTGCGGGCGCGGTCACCCTTCTGGTGATCCTGATCGTGGTCTCCAACACGGTGGAGACGACCGGCCCGTCCTCCGCCAGGCGCAGCAGCGCTGCCGACGACGGAGCTCTCAAGATCGGCGTGCTGGACAGCAGGCCGGTGTACTACCACGAAGGATCCTCGGCCAAAGGCTTCGACTACGAGATGGCCCTCGGCGTCACGCAGTCCCTCGGCATCAAGCCGGAGTTCGTCCCGATGGACTTCGCCGATCTGTTCACCGCGCTCGACGCGGGCGACATCGACATGATCGCGTCCCAGGTGAGCGTGACCGAGGAACGCGAGAAGGTCTACGACTTCTCGCACCCCTACTTCGTCACCTACCTGTCCTTCACCACCCCGAAGGACTCACCGATCAAGAAGCTCAAGGACGTCAACGGCACCAGGGTCGCCATCGTGGACGGCACCGCGCAGGAAAGCATCCTCAAGGCGCGGTTCCCCAAGGCCGAGATCGTGAAGCGGAAGAACGAGGCGGCCGCGCTCGAGGCAGTCGCCTCGGGCAAGGCGGACTCGTTCTTCTACGACGCGCCGTTCACCGAGGGGCTGATCAAGAGTGCCCCGATCCCGATGGAGGAGCGGATCGTCTACCCCTCCGACAAGGCTCCGATCGCCTTCGTCTTCCGCAAGGGCGACGGGCTCAAGGACCAGGCCGACGACGCGATCGACGAGATGATCGTCGACGGCACCTGGCTGCGGATCAAGACGGACTACTTCCGTGAGTACCCGCTCTCGGAGCGGTTCCGGGAGCAGGGCGTCGAGTAG